A DNA window from Camelina sativa cultivar DH55 chromosome 13, Cs, whole genome shotgun sequence contains the following coding sequences:
- the LOC104736314 gene encoding transcription factor RAX1-like, which translates to MGRAPCCDKTKVKRGPWSPEEDSKLRDYIEKYGNGGNWISLPLKAGLRRCGKSCRLRWLNYLRPNIKHGDFSEEEDRIIFSLFAAIGSRWSIIAAHLPGRTDNDIKNYWNTKLRKKLLSSSSSSHSSSAMASPYLNPNSQEVKRPLSSSATIPFSSYNPYAENSNQDPTKYLISNINGFEADEKQMVFPYSNPNYPQDLSLSDSNNSNISGTSGFLLNNNISDHYNNHTSFSSDVNGKRSETMMKQEEIMMMMMIDHHIDQRTKGYSGDFTQGYHNYYNGHGDLKQMISGTGTNSNINMGGSGSSSSSISNLAENKSSSSLLQHKCLPYFYS; encoded by the exons ATGGGAAGAGCTCCATGTTGCGACAAGACAAAAGTGAAGCGAGGGCCTTGGTCCCCTGAGGAAGACTCTAAGCTTAGAGATTACATTGAGAAGTATGGTAATGGTGGAAATTggatctctctccctctcaaAGCCG GTTTGAGGAGATGTGGGAAGAGTTGTAGATTGAGGTGGCTTAACTATTTGAGACCAAACATAAAACATGGTGACTTCTCTGAGGAAGAAGACAGGATCATTTTTAGCCTCTTCGCTGCCATTGGAAGCAG GTGGTCAATAATAGCAGCTCATCTACCGGGAAGAACAGACAACGACATAAAAAACTATTGGAATACAAAGCTAAGGAAGAagctcttgtcttcttcttcttcctctcattcATCATCAGCCATGGCTTCTCCttatctaaaccctaattctcaggAAGTGAAAAGACCATTAAGCTCATCAGCAACAATCCCATTTTCTTCTTATAACCCGTACGCTGAAAACTCTAATCAAGACCCAACAAAATACCTCATCTCCAACATCAATGGCTTTGAAGCTGACGAAAAACAGATGGTCTTTCCTTATAGTAACCCTAATTATCCTCAAGATTTGTCTCTCTCGGacagcaacaacagcaacatCTCGGGCACAAGTGGTTTCTTGCTCAACAACAATATTAGCGATCACTACAACAACCACACCAGTTTCTCTTCAGACGTCAATGGAAAGAGATCAGAGACTATGATGAAGCAAGAagagataatgatgatgatgatgatagaccACCACATTGACCAGAGGACAAAAGGGTACAGTGGGGATTTCACACAAGGGTATCATAATTACTACAATGGGCATGGGGATTTGAAGCAAATGATTAGTGGAACAGGCACTAATTCTAACATAAACATGGGTGGTTCAGGTTCATCTTCAAGTTCGATAAGCAACCTAGCTGAGAACAAAAGCAGTAGTAGCCTCCTACAACACAAGTGCTTGCCCTATTTCTACTCCTAG